From the genome of Spinacia oleracea cultivar Varoflay chromosome 2, BTI_SOV_V1, whole genome shotgun sequence, one region includes:
- the LOC110796169 gene encoding F-box protein CPR1-like, protein MAEFPPEIITLILSKLPAKSLVRFKSVCKPWNSLIKSSNFVKIHLNRTLTSDCNRHLLVSVGHLSLHSSKIDHNQLSFSEIHDPIKPRQLFNLVGSRNGVVCISNISKTDVLLFNPVTKSRRKLPSPQIPIPKLNITVFGFGYDSKNDDYKVLRIVQGLGKIEDSNNKAQVYSLNSNSWRCVQGLPYSLYYGIYDGVLFNEALHYVVTHESESMFIATFDLRTEGFSRIDYPNYKDKFHSESVFTLTELGGCLCLFINCHKYKCDADPDEMVESESDDDEDDDLDEYLDARVLEQFDFWVMKEYGNKESWVKLFSICKPWIIGSSKFIRPVVYSKDGRRILLEIDNSRYCWYDLESGNVERITVSGLPKGNCLTGTSMDSLVSLEDKILSEKETLPRKNKKKVVDNFLSTGFKLRL, encoded by the exons ATGGCGGAATTTCCACCTGAAATAATCACCCTAATTCTCTCAAAATTGCCTGCCAAATCACTTGTCCGCTTCAAATCCGTCTGCAAACCCTGGAATTCCTTAATCAAAAGCTCTAATTTCGTCAAAATTCACCTCAATCGAACCCTAACTTCCGACTGTAATCGGCATCTCCTCGTTTCAGTAGGACACTTGTCTCTTCACTCTTCCAAGATCGATCATAACCAACTATCTTTCTCGGAAATCCACGACCCTATCAAACCCCGTCAACTTTTCAATTTGGTCGGTTCCCGCAACGGCGTCGTTTGCATTTCAAACATCTCCAAAACCGATGTCTTGTTATTCAATCCTGTTACAAAATCGCGTCGTAAGCTTCCTTCCCCTCAAATCCCAATTCCCAAACTCAATATAACGGTGTTCGGGTTTGGATACGACAGCAAGAACGACGATTACAAGGTTTTGAGGATTGTTCAGGGGCTTGGAAAAATTGAGGATTCCAATAATAAAGCTCAAGTGTATAGTCTGAACAGCAATTCATGGAGATGTGTCCAAGGTTTGCCATACAGTCTTTATTATGGTATTTATGACGGTGTTCTTTTTAACGAGGCTTTACATTATGTCGTTACACATGAATCTGAATCCATGTTTATTGCCACTTTTGATCTTCGGACTGAGGGTTTCTCACGTATCGATTACCCGAATTATAAAGACAAATTTCATAGTGAATCAGTGTTTACATTGACAGAATTAGGTGGGTGTTTGTGTCTGTTTATTAATTGTCATAAATATAAATGTGATGCTGATCCTGATGAAATGGTCGAATCTGAatctgatgatgatgaggatgatGACTTGGATGAATACTTGGATGCTAGAGTACTTGAACAGTTTGATTTCTGGGTAATGAAGGAGTATGGAAACAAAGAGTCTTGGGTTAAGTTGTTTAGTATTTGCAAGCCATGGATTATTGGGAGTTCTAAATTTATTAGGCCTGTTGTTTACTCCAAAGATGGGAGAAGAATTTTGTTAGAGATAGACAACTCGAGGTATTGTTGGTACGATTTGGAGTCCGGAAATGTTGAAAGAATCACAGTCAGTGGGCTGCCAAAGGGAAATTGCTTGACCGGGACTTCTATGGACAGCCTTGTCTCCCTCGAAGATAAGATCCTTTCGGAAAAGGAAACCTTGCCAAGGAAGAACAAGAA AAAAGTTGTTGATAATTTTCTGTCTACCGGGTTCAAGCTGAGGTTATGA